Part of the Geodermatophilus obscurus DSM 43160 genome is shown below.
CGGGCAGGTCGACGACCGCGTAGACATCGGCGTCACCAAGGGCGAAGTCGAAGCTCTCCAGCTGCCCCCCCAGGTCGAAGACGGCCTGGGCGAAGGCGCTGCGACGGGCCGACCCGCCGGCGGCCATCACCGCCCGCGCGCCCTGGGCCTCGTACCGGGCGATGACCAGGAAGCGGGGCACGGGAGCCCTCCTCTCGGCGGCGTGCGCCGATGCTGACGCCCGCCCGCACCCGCCCGCAAGGGACCCCTCGGAACCCGGTCGACCGCCCCCGCCGCCGTCCCTACGCTGCTGCCGTGCCCGAGCTGCCGGACGGCCTCACCGCCCGCCCGCTGACTGCAGACGACCTCCCCGCCGCGGCCGAGCTGCTGGCCGCCGCCGAGCCGGTCGACGACACCGGCGAGCACCTCGACGCCGACGACCTCGCCGAGTGGTGGGTCGAGGACCTGGTCGACCTGGCGCGCGACGGCCGGGCGGTGTGCACCGGCGACGGCGCGCTGGTCGGGGTCGCCGTGGTGGTGTCGATGCGCGGGGTGCGGGAGGACCACCGCGTGCTGCTGGAGGGGCGGGTGCACCCGGGCTGGCGCGGGCGCGGTGTCGGGCGAGCGCTGCTGGACTGGCAGCTGCGCCGCGGAGAGGAGGTCCACCGGCGCGACCACCCCGAGCTGCCCGCCCGGCTGAGGGCCTCGGTGTACCCGGGCACGGGCGCGCTGGAGTCGCTGGTGCGCCGCGCGGGGTTCTCCGCGGAGCGCTGGTACTGCGACATGGAGCGCCCGCTGACCGGGCTGCCCGAGGTCCCCGCAGTGCCGGGCGTCGAGCTGGTGCCCTTCGACCGGGACCGGGACGACGAGGTGCGGCGGGCGCACGACGCGGCCTTCACCGACCACCACGGCGCGGCCGAGGGCGACGAGACCGTGT
Proteins encoded:
- a CDS encoding GNAT family N-acetyltransferase, with amino-acid sequence MPELPDGLTARPLTADDLPAAAELLAAAEPVDDTGEHLDADDLAEWWVEDLVDLARDGRAVCTGDGALVGVAVVVSMRGVREDHRVLLEGRVHPGWRGRGVGRALLDWQLRRGEEVHRRDHPELPARLRASVYPGTGALESLVRRAGFSAERWYCDMERPLTGLPEVPAVPGVELVPFDRDRDDEVRRAHDAAFTDHHGAAEGDETVWRAWFTGSRAFRPDLSVLALVDGAVAGYVLSYVYDADTRATGVRQAHLGQLGVVRPARGRGIASAAIVAALAAAAAAGCATAGLQVDTENPTGAFGLYRRLGFTPVRTRVQWACTLQPVP
- a CDS encoding GYD domain-containing protein → MPRFLVIARYEAQGARAVMAAGGSARRSAFAQAVFDLGGQLESFDFALGDADVYAVVDLPDAAAAASLSLSISGGGVATVRTVVLLTPEEIDRAARLNPDYPSGLR